In Bicyclus anynana chromosome 1, ilBicAnyn1.1, whole genome shotgun sequence, a single window of DNA contains:
- the LOC112044400 gene encoding protein disulfide-isomerase A6 homolog: protein MLYSQLLGIILLVTSSYALYDSSSDVVELTPSNFERLVTKSNELWIVEFFAPWCGHCKNLVPEYQKAARALKGIVKVGAVDADQYKEFAQKYGVTGFPTIKVFSGSKHNPYQGQRTAEAFVDAALKAAKEKAYENLGKKSGGSSSDKSDVVELTDSNFKELVLDSDDMWLVEFFAPWCGHCKNLEPHWAKAATELKGKVKLGAVDATVHQVMASRYQVQGYPTIKFFPSGKKSSDSAEDYSGGRTSSDIVAWALGKFAENVPAPEIVQVVDAEALKACSEKPLCVVSVLPHILDCDAACRNDYISVLARLGDKYKAKMWGWVWSEAGAQPALEEALELGGFGYPAMAVVNAKKLKFSTLRGSFSESGINEFLRDLSFGRGQTAPVKGAEMPSIQTTEPWDGKDGELPPEEDIDLSDVDLEKDEL from the exons ATGTTGTATTCACAGTTATTAG GTATTATTTTACTTGTGACGAGTTCGTATGCCCTATACGACTCATCCTCGGACGTAGTTGAACTAACACCAAGTAATTTCGAACGTCTGGTCACAAAATCTAACGAGTTATGGATCGTAGAGTTCTTTGCGCCTTGGTGTGGGCACTGTAAAAACCTTGTCCCTGAGTACCAGAAGGCTGCCCGAGCTCTCAAG GGCATAGTGAAAGTAGGAGCCGTAGATGCTGATCAATACAAAGAGTTTGCTCAGAAATATGGCGTCACAGGCTTCCCTACCATCAAAGTGTTTTCAGGAAGCAAACATAACCCATACCAGGGCCAAAGAACTGCAGAGGCATTTGTGGACGCAGCCCTCAAGGCGGCCAAAGAGAAAGCATATGAAAACCTTGGAAAGAAATCTGGTGGATCTTCTTCTGATaag TCAGATGTGGTGGAGCTGACGGATAGCAACTTCAAAGAGTTGGTGTTGGACAGTGATGACATGTGGCTGGTGGAGTTCTTCGCGCCCTGGTGCGGACACTGCAAGAACCTCGAGCCGCACTGGGCCAAGGCTGCCACGGAACTCAAGGGCAAG GTGAAACTGGGAGCCGTCGACGCAACCGTCCACCAGGTGATGGCGTCCCGCTACCAGGTGCAAGGGTACCCCACCATCAAGTTCTTCCCGTCGGGCAAGAAGAGCAGCGACAGCGCGGAGGACTACAGCGGCGGGCGCACCTCCAGCGACATCGTGGCCTGGGCCCTCGGCAAGTTCGCCGAAAACGTGCCCGCGCCAGAAATTGTTCAG GTGGTGGACGCAGAGGCATTGAAGGCGTGCAGTGAGAAGCCCCTGTGCGTGGTGTCTGTGTTGCCGCACATCCTGGACTGCGACGCGGCGTGCCGCAACGACTACATCTCCGTGCTGGCCAGGCTCGGCGACAAGTACAAGGCCAAGATGTGGGG CTGGGTGTGGTCGGAGGCCGGGGCGCAGCCGGCGCTGGAGGAGGCGCTGGAGCTGGGCGGGTTCGGCTACCCCGCCATGGCCGTGGTCAACGCCAAGAAGCTCAAGTTCTCCACGCTGCGGGGCTCCTTCTCCGAGAGCGGCATCAATGAGTTCCTCAG GGACCTATCGTTTGGTCGTGGACAAACCGCTCCAGTCAAAGGTGCCGAGATGCCGTCCATCCAGACCACCGAACCCTGGGACGGTAAGGACGGTGAGCTGCCTCCGGAGGAGGACATTGATCTCTCTGATGTGGACCTTGAGAAGGACGAGTTGTAA